Genomic DNA from Hordeum vulgare subsp. vulgare chromosome 2H, MorexV3_pseudomolecules_assembly, whole genome shotgun sequence:
AAGTCGGGTGCCTTTCATTTCTGTAGGATAAGGTCGGTGATAAGTAGTGTGGTAATTGATGCCTTTTGGTTACTTGGAGATTAAGAACTGTTCAAAAGATGGATTTTGTAGCGAACTGAATCAGTGTGTAGTGTCTTCTTTACTGAACTCTGTTGAACTAAACATGACATGTGTGTGGACTGTTACGTCCCGTAGTACTTTCTGTCCTGTTTTCCTGCCTGCTCAGATCTTCTTTCCAAACCGAGAGCAATTAGTTAGCAAGCATTCCTTTAAAAGCCTTTCGACGATAACTTCCACACGTCGCCGCTTGGCGCTTCTCAGCCGCCGCCATGTGTCGCGCTTTCAGCGTTTCCTTCAAATTCCGTTTTTTTTTTTCgcacgtgtttttggcttttttgattgttttttatgttttccTGGTGTTTTGGCTTTTCAATGGTCTTTCTTAGCCTTTTGACGatttttttttcataaaaaaCTGTTTTTTGCACGGAAAaacgtgttttctattttttcctcgcgagcaacggttttgcttccgcgagaagcACGACTGTGCCtcttaaaaatgaaaaaaaatgtctTGTCTGTTTTCTTTTGTTAGAGGCACGGTTTTACATTCTCTCTCCCCGAGAGACGGTTTTGcgtttgcgagaggcacggtcgtaCCTCTTGTAaatgaaaaaacatgttttttggttttttcttgtgagagacacggttttgcttctgcGAAAGGCACgcatttctgttttttttgtgagAGATGCGGTTTTGCGTTCGTGAGAGGCACGATCGTccctttcaaaaacaaaaaaaaagtggtttctattttttttgcaaGAGGCATGATTTTGCTTTCTGAGAGGCATGGTTTCGCATTCACACTGTGCTTCtcgaaaacagaaaaaaacaatttttttttgttttttctatcgtgagaggcacggtttttctgTCAGTTTTATTCATCCAGTTTTTTTCTTGTAAAAATAAAGTTTGTCAAAATCTATCAATACGGGATCTAGTTatgaagatctcgacgcgaggaACCCAACGGTGGAAACGATTCGAGATTTGGACGCACAATTTAAaagataattttttttgaaaatacgaatctatggaaaaaagaaaaaactctcCGGTTGCTACAAGTGGTATACATGCAGTGTACCACTTGTTTCAACCTAAAAAAGTGAGAGTAATCTTTCAAAGGAGTACTTCTTAATTAATAATTTCGTTCCCAACCAGGCTCATTTTGCTGTCAAATTGGGCCGGCGTTGCTTCAATTTTGGCCTTCaacttgttgttgtagtcgttgttgggtTGTACTCCCTTTGCCTCGGTGCATTAGGCATCTTAGAAGGTGTACTACAATCTAGGCACACAGAGATTGGATAGAAGAAGAAATTGAATTGCAAAAAAAGTCAATCACACTATTCCTTTTTCAATTGAAAACATACTATTAATTAGGATATTTTTTCAAATCCAAAAATTAATAGATAAGGTATAATTAATATACATGCAACTAGTACTACGTACTATAATGTGTCTTAACGTTTTGGATTATTTGATTTCTGTAAGATGTCTAATGCATcgagacagagggagtacatagaCATGTTTGTGTTCCTTCAAAAACAATAGCATGGATATTTAAGACGTATAGGCGCCATCACACGGTCGCCTCCCTACTAACATGGCGTAAAACCACTTTTTACTGGGAgttttgttggagatgctctaagccgAAGATAACTTACGTGTTCCcctcaaaaataaaaataaaaagataactTACGTGTGAACGTTCAGCAATGCTCCACGTACGTCCGGTTTCCAGATAAACAGGAATATATCCGATCCGGAATCCGCTCGGCCGATTTGGATATACATGCGAGCCCGTGTGTAACTTGTAGGGGAGCTGATTAATGAGATtggtgcgtgcatgcatgcaaacTCTTTCTATCGTCGTCGCGCGAGCAGCACGCACCTGcactgcacatagtccacttaagTCAGATGCCGGCGCCATTGGTACTCCTGCGGAGGTTGCGGAGCTTAGCTATTTGCGTGCTAGACCGCTGGGATCGATACATTAATGCGCGCCGTCCATATCACAACCACCACGCGCGGCTCCACGGGGCCGACGGGTCGCGACGCCCATGGCCATGGCCCCCAGCTAGCTCAACTCGCTCACAGTCACAGCTCCTCGTGATCCCGAGCTATCTACCGTATGTCCGTATCCAAGCCCCTCCATGGgcctctccctcctataaattCGCCTGCTCTGCATGGTAATCTGCATCTCATATTCTCATCCATCGCACGAGCCAGCCTGCAGTAGGCAGCCACTACAGCCCCTGAAGAAGAGGCACGGATCACGGATGCCAAGCATGGCATCCAAGTCCAAGGGTCTTGTTGTGCTTGCTCTCCTGCTTGCTGCTGCTATCCTCGTCGCCTCGGCTGATGAACACCCTCGTGAGTTGACTCGGAGTGGTTTTGAGCGGGCAGTAATTGAACTAATTGGTCGTCATTAGAGGCTAAAAAACTTGCTTTGCTGCATTTTGCTGCTAATCTCCATGCACCTTTTTTTGTTTCTCTTCATGTAGAGGCCAAGAAGGAAGAGAACGAGGCCGGAGTAGAGAACTTCTTCCACGGTGGCGGAGGCCACCACGGACACGGCAGGGGAGGCCACGGCGGAGGAGGTTACGGCGGCGGGGGAGGctacggaggaggcggcggaggctacccaggcggtggaggaggctacggcggcggtggcggcggctaccCTGGCCACGGCGGAGAAGGTGGTGGAGgctacggcggcggtggcggctacCCTGGCCACGGTGGGGAAGGTG
This window encodes:
- the LOC123430788 gene encoding glycine-rich cell wall structural protein, which produces MPSMASKSKGLVVLALLLAAAILVASADEHPQAKKEENEAGVENFFHGGGGHHGHGRGGHGGGGYGGGGGYGGGGGGYPGGGGGYGGGGGGYPGHGGEGGGGYGGGGGYPGHGGEGGGGYGGGGGYPGHGGEGGGGYGGGGGYPGHGGEGGGGYGGGGGGYPGHGGGGGHGGGRCKWGCCGHGFLHHGCRCCARADEVPEVRN